A region from the Eretmochelys imbricata isolate rEreImb1 chromosome 16, rEreImb1.hap1, whole genome shotgun sequence genome encodes:
- the LHX3 gene encoding LIM/homeobox protein Lhx3 isoform X2 — translation MLLERVRASSEKAAEICPFSRSPEIPLCAGCNQHIVDRFILKVLERHWHSKCLKCSDCQTQLAEKCFSRGDSVYCKEDFFKRFGTKCAACQQGIPPTQVVRRAQDFVYHLHCFSCIVCKRQLATGDEFYLMEDSRLVCKGDYETAKQREAESTAKRPRTTITAKQLETLKNAYNNSPKPARHVREQLSSETGLDMRVVQVWFQNRRAKEKRLKKDAGRQRWGQYFRNMKRSRGNSKSDKDSIQEEGPDSDAEVSFTDEPSMSEMSHSNGIYSNLNEASPALGRQAGTNGSFSLEHSGIPAQDQYHDLRSNSPYGIPQSPASLQALPGHQPLISSLVYPDNGLGIIAQGGQGVPQPMRVLGGNGPSSDLSTGSSGGYPDFPASPASWLDEVDHGQF, via the exons aaaTCCCGCTCTGTGCAGGCTGCAACCAACACATTGTGGACCGGTTCATCTTGAAGGTGCTGGAGAGACACTGGCACAGCAAATGCCTGAAATGCAGCGATTGCCAGACCCAGCTGGCTGAGAAATGCTTCAGCAGAGGGGACAGCGTGTATTGCAAAGAAGACTTCTTCAA gaggtTTGGGACCAAATGTGCCGCCTGTCAACAGGGGATCCCCCCGACCCAGGTGGTGAGAAGGGCCCAAGATTTTGTCTACCACCTGCACTGCTTCTCTTGCATCGTGTGTAAAAGGCAGCTGGCCACGGGGGACGAGTTCTACCTCATGGAGGACAGCCGGCTGGTCTGTAAAGGAGACTATGAGACCGCCAAGCAGAGAG AGGCGGAGTCCACGGCAAAAAGACCCCGAACCACGATCACAGCCAAGCAGCTGGAAACCCTGAAGAACGCTTATAACAACTCCCCCAAACCTGCCAGGCACGTGAGAGAGCAGCTGTCCTCAGAGACCGGGCTGGATATGAGAGTCGTACAG GTGTGGTTCCAGAACCGAAGGGCTAAGGAAAAAAGACTAAAGAAAGATGCTGGGAGGCAGAGATGGGGCCAGTACTTTAGGAATATGAAAAGATCCCGGGGGAATTCAAAATCGGACAAGGACAGTATCCAGGAGGAGGGCCCAGATAGTGATGCTGAGGTctcctttacag ATGAGCCCTCTATGTCAGAAATGAGTCACTCCAATGGGATTTACAGCAACCTAAATGAAGCTTCTCCTGCTTTGGGGAGACAAGCTGGGACCAACGGGAGCTTCTCTTTGGAACACAGTGGCATTCCCGCTCAGGACCAGTACCACGACCTCAGATCCAACAGCCCCTACGGGATACCCCAATCGCCAGCTTCTTTGCAGGCCTTGCCAGGCCACCAGCCTTTAATCTCAAGCTTGGTTTATCCAGACAATGGTTTAGGCATCATAGCTCAAGGTGGACAAGGCGTGCCCCAGCCAATGAGAGTCTTAGGTGGGAATGGACCCAGTTCTGATCTCTCCACAGGGAGCAGTGGAGGGTATCCAGACTTCCCTGCAAGTCCTGCCTCTTGGCTAGATGAAGTTGATCACGGCCAGTTTTGA
- the LHX3 gene encoding LIM/homeobox protein Lhx3 isoform X1, with protein MDALKELSAGKDCSNTEMLFALLAQNEDVRKEIPLCAGCNQHIVDRFILKVLERHWHSKCLKCSDCQTQLAEKCFSRGDSVYCKEDFFKRFGTKCAACQQGIPPTQVVRRAQDFVYHLHCFSCIVCKRQLATGDEFYLMEDSRLVCKGDYETAKQREAESTAKRPRTTITAKQLETLKNAYNNSPKPARHVREQLSSETGLDMRVVQVWFQNRRAKEKRLKKDAGRQRWGQYFRNMKRSRGNSKSDKDSIQEEGPDSDAEVSFTDEPSMSEMSHSNGIYSNLNEASPALGRQAGTNGSFSLEHSGIPAQDQYHDLRSNSPYGIPQSPASLQALPGHQPLISSLVYPDNGLGIIAQGGQGVPQPMRVLGGNGPSSDLSTGSSGGYPDFPASPASWLDEVDHGQF; from the exons aaaTCCCGCTCTGTGCAGGCTGCAACCAACACATTGTGGACCGGTTCATCTTGAAGGTGCTGGAGAGACACTGGCACAGCAAATGCCTGAAATGCAGCGATTGCCAGACCCAGCTGGCTGAGAAATGCTTCAGCAGAGGGGACAGCGTGTATTGCAAAGAAGACTTCTTCAA gaggtTTGGGACCAAATGTGCCGCCTGTCAACAGGGGATCCCCCCGACCCAGGTGGTGAGAAGGGCCCAAGATTTTGTCTACCACCTGCACTGCTTCTCTTGCATCGTGTGTAAAAGGCAGCTGGCCACGGGGGACGAGTTCTACCTCATGGAGGACAGCCGGCTGGTCTGTAAAGGAGACTATGAGACCGCCAAGCAGAGAG AGGCGGAGTCCACGGCAAAAAGACCCCGAACCACGATCACAGCCAAGCAGCTGGAAACCCTGAAGAACGCTTATAACAACTCCCCCAAACCTGCCAGGCACGTGAGAGAGCAGCTGTCCTCAGAGACCGGGCTGGATATGAGAGTCGTACAG GTGTGGTTCCAGAACCGAAGGGCTAAGGAAAAAAGACTAAAGAAAGATGCTGGGAGGCAGAGATGGGGCCAGTACTTTAGGAATATGAAAAGATCCCGGGGGAATTCAAAATCGGACAAGGACAGTATCCAGGAGGAGGGCCCAGATAGTGATGCTGAGGTctcctttacag ATGAGCCCTCTATGTCAGAAATGAGTCACTCCAATGGGATTTACAGCAACCTAAATGAAGCTTCTCCTGCTTTGGGGAGACAAGCTGGGACCAACGGGAGCTTCTCTTTGGAACACAGTGGCATTCCCGCTCAGGACCAGTACCACGACCTCAGATCCAACAGCCCCTACGGGATACCCCAATCGCCAGCTTCTTTGCAGGCCTTGCCAGGCCACCAGCCTTTAATCTCAAGCTTGGTTTATCCAGACAATGGTTTAGGCATCATAGCTCAAGGTGGACAAGGCGTGCCCCAGCCAATGAGAGTCTTAGGTGGGAATGGACCCAGTTCTGATCTCTCCACAGGGAGCAGTGGAGGGTATCCAGACTTCCCTGCAAGTCCTGCCTCTTGGCTAGATGAAGTTGATCACGGCCAGTTTTGA